The stretch of DNA ATCGACATCGCACAGGCCAAGCGCCCCGGCACGCGCGGCGATCGCCCCGGCGCGTCCATCCAGTTCGGGCGATATGGTGACCAGCCGCGCGCCCGCCGCTGCCAGATGCGGCCCCGCCTCCGCCCAGCCCTGACTCTCGACCCGGCACCATGGGCACCACAGCCCGCGGTGAAAGCTCAGGACAAGCGCATCCTGCCCGGCAAGCAGCTCGGCAAGGCTGTGGAACCGCCCGGTCGCATCGGGCAGGGCAAAGCCCGGAAACGCCTGGCCGACGCGCGGCGCGCGGCGCCCGGCCCCGCGCGCGACCATGCCGGCAATGAGCGCATCATAGGCCGCAGCATAAGGGGCAAGGCGGGCAGCTTCGGCGGCAAGAGATGGGGCAATCGGCAGCATATGTGCAGCAAGGATAATGCGCCCCGTGGGGCGATGGCCAGCACCGCCATCGCGGGCGCGATGCCCGCCCGGCCCGGCCGGCCCGTGTAACGCCGCGCCCGCCCGGTGCGAATGACCGGGCATGTCTGCACTGCATCACCCTGCCGACCCGGTCGTCATCATCGGCGGCGGCTTTGCCGGGCTGGCCGCCGCCCGGATGCTCGGCCAGGCGGGCGTCGCCACGATCCTTGTCGACCGTCAGAACCATCACCTGTTCCAGCCCCTGCTGTATCAGGTCGCGACGGCCGGTCTGTCACCGGCCGACATCGCCGCGCCGATCCGCACGATCCTGCGCCGCTGGCCGACGGTCAGCGTGGTGATGGACGAGGTGACCGGCATCGACCGGGCGCGCCGCGCCGTCCGGCTGGCGAGCGGTGCCGGGCTGGAGTTCAGCACGCTCATTGTCGCGACCGGCGCGCGCCATGGCTATTTCGGCCAGCCGGGCTGGGCCGCACATGCGCCGGGCATCAAGACCATCGACGATGCGATCCGGCTGCGTCATCAGCTGCTGCTCGCGCTTGAGCGGGCCGAGACGATGCGCGCCGAATCCCGCGAAACCCGCGCCGAGCATCTGACCTTTGTCGTTGTCGGCGGCGGGCCGACCGGGGTCGAGCTGGCCGGTGCGATCGCCGAACTCGCCCGTCATGCGGCGGAGCGCGATTTTCCCCACATCACCCGCCGCTGCGTCCGCGTGCTGCTGGTCGATGGCGGCGCGCGGTTGCTGCAGGCCTTTCCGCCATCGCTGTCCGATGCTGCGGCCCGCTCGCTCAACGCCCTGGGCGTCGACGTGCGCCTGAACGCCAAGGTCACGGGGATATCGGCGGGCATGATCATGATCGGCGCGGAACAGATCAAGGCGGCGGTTATCGCGTGGGCGGCCGGGGTCGCGGCCTCGCCCGCCGCAACATGGCTGGGGGCGGCGGCAGATCCCGGGGGACGTGTGCTCACCGGGCCTGACCTCGCCTTGCCCGATGATCCCGACATTTTCGTGATTGGTGACACCGCCGCCGTGCCCGGCCCCGATGGCCGGCCGGTTCCCGGCCTCGCCCCGGCCGCGACCCAGATGGGCCGGCATGTCGGTCAGACGATCATCGCCCGGCGCAGCGGTCGGCCGGCCCCGGCCTTCCGCTACCGCCACGCCGGGAGCCTCGCGACCATCGGCCGGTCGCGCGCGGTCGCTGATCTGGGGCGCGCACGGTTGAGCGGGCATTTCGCCTGGCTGCTGTGGTGCGCCGTGCATGTGTGGGCGCTGGCGGGCTTTCGCAACCGCCTCATCGTGGGCACCAACTGGCTGTGGAGCTATCTGACGTTCGACCGGGCGGCGCGGATCATCACCCAGCGGCCGGACCTGCCCGCATGATCATCGCCCTGCTCTGCCTGATCGCTGCCTTTGTCGTCGGGTTCGCGGCCCATCGCGGCGGCACCTGCGGCGTCGTCGCCATGACCCAGTGGCTCGACCGGCGCGATGCGCGGCTGATCATCGGCTTTGCAACCGCAATGGCAGCGGCGACGGTCATCTGTCTGCCCGCCGCGTGGCTGCTGGGTGTGGGTGACCATCTGCCGGGCAGCACCCCCGTCGGTCCGGCGCTGATCGGCGGAGGCGTGCTGCTCGGCATCGGCGCGTTCGTGAACGGGGCGTGCCTGATCGGGTCGCTCTGGCGGCTGGGCAATGGCGAGGCTCATCTGGTGGCGCTGCCGCTGGGGGTGGCGATCGGCGATGCGCTGGGGGCCGGGCTTGGCTGGCGGGTGGTGCCGCCACCGGGACCGTTCGCCGAACCGGGCAGCGCCGGACTGATGCTGGTCACCGCAGGCGGGCTGATGCTCGCCGCAACCGCGATCTGGCTGATGTCCCGGCCCGGCGGCACGCGGCTGTTCGGGTTGATGACCGCGATGGGGCTGGCGGGCGGGCTGCTGTTCGTCGCCCTGCCCGGCTGGACCTGGGTCGATGTCGAGCGCGAGACGCTGGACGGGCTGATCGCGGGGATGGCCCGTCCGCCGGGTCAGGCGGGGCTGGCGATGATCGCGACGCTGGGCGGTGCGCTGACCTCGGGCTGGCTGACCGGCCGGCTTCGCCTGTGCTGGAATGGCTGGGAGGCCACCGGGCGCAGCATCATCGGCGGTGCGCTGATGATGATGGGCGCACGGCTGCTGCCGGGCGGCAATGATGCATTGCTGCTGGGCGCAGCACCCGCGGGCGCGGCCAGCGCGCTCATCGGATTTGCCGTGATGAACCTGGCAGTGCTTGGCTGTGCGGCAATCGTGCGGATCAGGCGCGCGGGACGACCAGCCCGATCCTGAGCCAGCCCGCAAGCCAGCGGCCGATTGCTCCCGCGTCCGCCCCGCATCGCTCGCAGGCCGCGCCAAAGGCGGTGCCGGCGGCCAGCAGCGCCAGCAGCCGCGCCTCGCCCGCCGGCAGGCGGCGGAACACCGGCTCGAGCCGGTCGCGCGCGACAAGCAGCGTGACGCCTTCGCCAAGCAGCCGGGGGTCACCGGCCGTTCGGGCACCGCCGCCCAGATCTCATCGGCATTGGTCGTAACCGGCAGCAACGCTGCGCCGGGTGCAAGCATGAGAGACAGCCGGTCCCACTC from Sphingomonas changnyeongensis encodes:
- a CDS encoding redoxin domain-containing protein, with translation MLPIAPSLAAEAARLAPYAAAYDALIAGMVARGAGRRAPRVGQAFPGFALPDATGRFHSLAELLAGQDALVLSFHRGLWCPWCRVESQGWAEAGPHLAAAGARLVTISPELDGRAGAIAARAGALGLCDVDLGLCLALGLAIALPPELVADYARGGDDLVALTGGSGRLLPIPATFLLDRAGIVRFAFVDPDFRRRAEPAMVLGMLDRI
- a CDS encoding NAD(P)/FAD-dependent oxidoreductase, which encodes MSALHHPADPVVIIGGGFAGLAAARMLGQAGVATILVDRQNHHLFQPLLYQVATAGLSPADIAAPIRTILRRWPTVSVVMDEVTGIDRARRAVRLASGAGLEFSTLIVATGARHGYFGQPGWAAHAPGIKTIDDAIRLRHQLLLALERAETMRAESRETRAEHLTFVVVGGGPTGVELAGAIAELARHAAERDFPHITRRCVRVLLVDGGARLLQAFPPSLSDAAARSLNALGVDVRLNAKVTGISAGMIMIGAEQIKAAVIAWAAGVAASPAATWLGAAADPGGRVLTGPDLALPDDPDIFVIGDTAAVPGPDGRPVPGLAPAATQMGRHVGQTIIARRSGRPAPAFRYRHAGSLATIGRSRAVADLGRARLSGHFAWLLWCAVHVWALAGFRNRLIVGTNWLWSYLTFDRAARIITQRPDLPA
- a CDS encoding YeeE/YedE thiosulfate transporter family protein; this translates as MIIALLCLIAAFVVGFAAHRGGTCGVVAMTQWLDRRDARLIIGFATAMAAATVICLPAAWLLGVGDHLPGSTPVGPALIGGGVLLGIGAFVNGACLIGSLWRLGNGEAHLVALPLGVAIGDALGAGLGWRVVPPPGPFAEPGSAGLMLVTAGGLMLAATAIWLMSRPGGTRLFGLMTAMGLAGGLLFVALPGWTWVDVERETLDGLIAGMARPPGQAGLAMIATLGGALTSGWLTGRLRLCWNGWEATGRSIIGGALMMMGARLLPGGNDALLLGAAPAGAASALIGFAVMNLAVLGCAAIVRIRRAGRPARS